A region from the Streptomyces tsukubensis genome encodes:
- a CDS encoding MFS transporter produces the protein MEWEPQHEPGAAGRADGQQVRDRDDRPPVRDPRRWWILVVLCLSTLVLVIDNMVLTVAVPAITDDLDASTTDVQWIIESYILVFAGLLLTAGSLSDRFGRRKVMILGLALFGAASLVATYAGSPEMLIAARVLMGVGGALVMPSTLSILITVFDEDERPKAIAAWSAVAMVGLVGGPVLGGALISDFWWGAVFLINVPIAALAIGAALLLMPESKGPWRKPDVPGMLLSMTGMTALVWTIIEAPKTGLGDPLTLTAAIAAAVSLVAFAVWESRTDAPMVPVELFRNKVFTGASFSLVLLTFANGGLMLVLTQYLQFVVGYSATETGLAFAPMAVAVIAFNTIGAALLPRTGNRVMAVVGLLTIAAGFGALATLSAGDGWGLLSVAMLLMGAGGGLAMPAAIAALMGAVPEEHAGVGSALNDTIQQAGAALGVAILGAVLSGTYRNELPGEAPEAAKESVAVALKLPGLADAARDAFTQAMSNSFVAGGIGVVAAAVLAAVLLQGREPAKAGPNDPEPTAAEPSAAGPEQTVAH, from the coding sequence ATGGAGTGGGAGCCTCAGCACGAGCCCGGGGCGGCCGGACGCGCGGACGGGCAGCAGGTTCGGGACCGGGACGACCGGCCCCCGGTCCGTGATCCGCGGCGCTGGTGGATCCTGGTCGTGCTCTGCCTGAGCACCCTCGTGCTCGTGATCGACAACATGGTGCTGACCGTCGCCGTCCCCGCGATCACCGACGATCTGGACGCGAGCACCACCGACGTCCAGTGGATCATCGAGTCGTACATCCTGGTCTTCGCCGGACTGCTGCTCACCGCCGGAAGCCTCTCCGACCGCTTCGGCCGCCGGAAGGTGATGATCCTGGGCCTTGCGCTCTTCGGAGCCGCCTCACTCGTCGCGACCTACGCGGGCAGCCCCGAGATGCTGATCGCCGCCCGGGTCCTGATGGGCGTCGGCGGTGCGCTGGTGATGCCGAGCACGCTCTCCATCCTGATCACCGTCTTCGACGAGGACGAGCGCCCCAAGGCGATCGCCGCCTGGTCCGCGGTCGCGATGGTCGGCCTGGTCGGCGGCCCGGTCCTCGGCGGTGCGCTGATCTCCGACTTCTGGTGGGGTGCCGTCTTCCTGATCAACGTGCCGATCGCCGCGCTCGCCATCGGTGCCGCCCTGCTGCTGATGCCCGAGTCCAAGGGCCCGTGGCGCAAGCCCGACGTCCCCGGCATGCTGCTGTCGATGACCGGTATGACCGCCCTGGTCTGGACGATCATCGAGGCGCCGAAGACCGGCCTCGGCGACCCCCTCACGCTGACCGCCGCGATCGCCGCCGCCGTCTCCCTGGTCGCCTTCGCCGTCTGGGAGTCGCGGACCGACGCCCCGATGGTCCCGGTCGAGCTGTTCCGCAACAAGGTCTTCACCGGTGCCAGCTTCTCCCTGGTCCTGCTGACCTTCGCCAACGGCGGTCTGATGCTGGTGCTGACTCAGTACCTCCAGTTCGTCGTCGGCTACAGCGCCACCGAGACCGGGCTCGCTTTCGCGCCGATGGCCGTCGCCGTGATCGCCTTCAACACCATCGGCGCCGCCCTGCTGCCCCGAACCGGCAACCGCGTCATGGCCGTCGTCGGACTCCTCACCATCGCCGCCGGGTTCGGCGCGCTGGCCACCCTCTCCGCCGGTGACGGCTGGGGCCTGCTGTCGGTGGCCATGCTGCTGATGGGGGCCGGCGGCGGGCTCGCGATGCCCGCGGCGATCGCCGCGCTGATGGGCGCCGTGCCCGAGGAGCACGCCGGGGTCGGCTCCGCGCTCAACGACACCATCCAGCAGGCGGGCGCGGCGCTCGGTGTCGCGATCCTCGGCGCGGTGCTCTCCGGGACGTACCGGAACGAACTGCCGGGCGAGGCCCCGGAGGCCGCGAAGGAGTCGGTGGCGGTGGCGCTGAAGCTCCCCGGTCTGGCGGACGCCGCGCGGGACGCCTTCACCCAGGCGATGTCGAACAGCTTCGTGGCGGGCGGTATCGGAGTGGTGGCCGCCGCGGTCCTGGCCGCGGTGCTGCTCCAGGGCCGCGAGCCCGCCAAGGCCGGGCCGAACGACCCGGAGCCGACGGCCGCGGAGCCGTCCGCTGCCGGGCCGGAGCAGACGGTCGCGCACTGA
- a CDS encoding lipase family protein, giving the protein MPVPSLPDQHATGYSLPHAYWMARAAKLAYANQGEVLRQAREWGFDRVRHHESLFEPPFALEDTQAYTLAGERMIVTAFRGTEPVQIRDWLSDASTPPWPGPARTGYMHYGFAEALDSVYPGVRDTIAELRDNGQTVWFTGHSLGGALAMLAGCRMYLEEPRLRADGVYTYGQPRTCDRILAAAVNKGFPDKVFRFVNNNDIVPQLPPEPAYTHTDTVRYFDAKGRLHTSMPLLGTAVDRARGLTADALAPAADGVRDHFIDSYLAALERNLG; this is encoded by the coding sequence GTGCCCGTACCGTCCTTGCCCGACCAGCACGCCACCGGCTACAGCCTGCCGCACGCCTACTGGATGGCCCGGGCCGCGAAGCTCGCGTACGCGAACCAGGGCGAGGTCCTGCGGCAGGCGCGGGAGTGGGGTTTCGACCGGGTACGGCACCACGAGTCGCTCTTCGAGCCGCCGTTCGCCCTGGAGGACACCCAGGCGTACACGCTGGCCGGGGAGCGGATGATCGTGACCGCCTTCCGCGGCACCGAGCCCGTGCAGATCCGGGACTGGCTGTCGGACGCGAGCACTCCGCCGTGGCCGGGACCGGCCCGTACCGGCTATATGCACTACGGCTTCGCCGAGGCCCTCGACTCCGTGTACCCCGGGGTCCGGGACACGATCGCCGAACTCCGCGACAACGGGCAGACGGTGTGGTTCACCGGGCACAGTCTGGGCGGGGCGCTGGCGATGCTCGCGGGCTGCCGGATGTATCTGGAGGAGCCGCGGCTGCGGGCGGACGGGGTCTACACCTACGGACAGCCGCGGACCTGCGACCGGATCCTGGCCGCGGCCGTGAACAAGGGCTTCCCCGACAAGGTGTTCCGCTTCGTCAACAACAACGACATCGTTCCGCAGCTGCCGCCGGAGCCCGCGTACACGCATACCGACACGGTCCGCTACTTCGATGCGAAGGGGCGGCTGCATACGTCGATGCCGCTGCTCGGGACGGCCGTGGACCGGGCGCGGGGGCTGACGGCGGACGCGCTGGCCCCGGCGGCCGACGGGGTGCGCGACCACTTCATCGACAGCTATCTCGCGGCGCTGGAGCGGAATCTGGGCTGA
- a CDS encoding sulfite exporter TauE/SafE family protein — MSGAVLLALVAGAVVGIALGALGGGGSVLAVPALIYLLDFDAAAATTASLVIVALTSATALYAHARDGHVRWRTGALVAAAGVVPAALGGAAAAQLPDAVLTGAFAVIAAVVAAGMLRSGGEPVERVRGPGATAGTGAGLGALTGVLGVGGGFLVVPALTRTIGLGMRAAVGTGLLVITVNSIAALATRSGTAHGLEWGLIAPFAGAAVLGAWDGKRLADRVGSGALRKAFAWSLAAVAAVMAADAVGAL; from the coding sequence ATGAGCGGCGCCGTGCTGCTCGCGCTCGTCGCGGGCGCCGTCGTCGGGATCGCCCTGGGCGCCCTCGGCGGGGGCGGCAGCGTGCTCGCCGTCCCCGCGCTGATCTACCTCCTGGACTTCGACGCCGCCGCCGCGACGACCGCGAGCCTGGTGATCGTCGCGCTCACCTCCGCCACCGCGCTGTACGCGCACGCCCGCGACGGACACGTCCGCTGGCGTACGGGTGCCCTCGTCGCGGCGGCCGGGGTGGTGCCTGCGGCCCTCGGGGGCGCGGCGGCGGCGCAACTGCCCGACGCCGTGCTGACCGGCGCGTTCGCGGTGATAGCGGCCGTGGTGGCGGCCGGGATGCTGCGGTCCGGCGGCGAGCCGGTCGAACGGGTACGCGGTCCGGGCGCCACGGCCGGGACGGGCGCCGGGCTCGGCGCGCTGACCGGGGTGCTGGGCGTGGGCGGCGGCTTCCTCGTCGTACCGGCGCTGACCAGGACCATCGGCCTCGGCATGCGAGCGGCCGTCGGCACCGGACTCCTTGTCATCACCGTCAACTCCATCGCCGCCCTGGCGACCCGCTCGGGCACCGCGCACGGGCTGGAGTGGGGACTGATCGCCCCCTTCGCAGGTGCGGCGGTGCTGGGCGCGTGGGACGGCAAACGCCTCGCCGACCGGGTCGGTTCCGGTGCGCTGCGGAAGGCCTTCGCCTGGTCACTGGCCGCGGTGGCGGCCGTGATGGCGGCGGACGCGGTGGGGGCGCTGTGA
- a CDS encoding TetR/AcrR family transcriptional regulator C-terminal domain-containing protein, whose amino-acid sequence MAVEERTDTPADAAKAAGQTADEGFPSVWTRPRRRRREQPALSRDQIVAEALALLDSDGVEALSMRKLGARLKAGATSMYSHVANKEELIELVVDEVFGEIDVPEPAGPDDWRPALERLAHSFRDAILRHPWMASVLGEVGMSYLGPNMMRLSDRVLGIFEAAGCDDVEAADTYSSTLIAFVLGTALTEAAYLTTLARSGRTEEEWAASVRPAMVAAAEQFPRLRKRYAILATGTQEVESTRGSAFEQGLACVIDGIAVRLGV is encoded by the coding sequence ATGGCGGTCGAGGAGCGCACGGACACGCCCGCGGACGCGGCGAAGGCGGCGGGGCAGACGGCGGACGAGGGGTTCCCCTCCGTCTGGACCCGCCCCCGGCGCCGCAGGCGGGAGCAGCCCGCGCTGAGCAGGGACCAGATCGTCGCCGAGGCGCTCGCTCTGCTGGACAGCGACGGGGTCGAGGCGCTGAGCATGCGGAAACTGGGCGCCCGGCTGAAGGCGGGCGCCACCTCCATGTACTCGCACGTCGCGAACAAGGAGGAGCTGATCGAACTCGTCGTCGACGAGGTCTTCGGCGAGATCGACGTTCCCGAGCCCGCCGGGCCGGACGACTGGCGCCCCGCGCTGGAGCGGCTCGCGCACAGTTTCCGGGACGCGATCCTGCGGCACCCGTGGATGGCCTCGGTGCTGGGCGAGGTCGGAATGTCCTATCTGGGGCCGAACATGATGCGGCTCTCCGACCGGGTGCTGGGCATCTTCGAAGCCGCGGGCTGCGACGACGTCGAGGCGGCCGACACCTACAGCAGCACGCTCATCGCGTTCGTCCTGGGCACCGCGCTGACCGAGGCGGCCTATCTGACGACCCTGGCGCGCAGCGGCCGGACCGAGGAGGAGTGGGCGGCGAGCGTACGGCCCGCGATGGTGGCGGCGGCGGAGCAGTTCCCCCGGCTGCGGAAGCGGTACGCGATCCTGGCCACCGGCACGCAGGAGGTGGAGAGCACCCGGGGTTCGGCGTTCGAGCAGGGGCTGGCGTGTGTGATCGACGGGATCGCGGTACGGCTGGGGGTGTAG
- a CDS encoding rhodanese-like domain-containing protein, with the protein MHRNSPTHDLHDADQVRARIGSLTVIDVRTPGEYASGHVPGAVNIPLDQVRRAVPEIAGAAGRGEVLIVCASGARSGSACELLAGRGVRAASLSGGTQAWAGRGYPLERPGGDGTAPGACAVPRGTWAMERQVRFTAGILVLLGTVLGAALHPAWLLLSGGIAGGLVFSALTNTCGMAAVLAKLPHNRPARADLDAALERLRSGGDR; encoded by the coding sequence ATGCACCGCAACAGCCCGACCCACGACCTCCACGACGCCGACCAGGTCCGCGCCCGGATCGGTTCGCTGACCGTCATCGACGTCCGTACCCCCGGCGAGTACGCGTCCGGCCATGTCCCCGGCGCCGTCAACATCCCGCTCGACCAGGTGCGACGGGCGGTCCCGGAGATCGCCGGGGCGGCCGGGCGCGGAGAGGTGCTGATTGTCTGCGCCTCCGGCGCCAGGTCGGGCAGCGCCTGCGAACTGCTGGCCGGGCGCGGGGTCCGGGCGGCGAGCCTGAGCGGCGGTACGCAGGCATGGGCCGGGCGCGGATACCCCCTGGAGCGTCCGGGCGGCGACGGTACGGCGCCGGGCGCGTGCGCCGTCCCCAGGGGTACCTGGGCGATGGAGCGCCAGGTCCGCTTCACGGCGGGCATCCTCGTCCTGCTGGGCACGGTCCTCGGGGCGGCCCTGCATCCGGCGTGGCTGCTGCTGTCCGGCGGGATCGCGGGCGGGCTGGTGTTCTCGGCCCTGACGAACACCTGCGGTATGGCCGCCGTACTGGCGAAGCTGCCGCACAACCGGCCCGCCCGGGCCGATCTCGACGCGGCGCTGGAGCGGCTGCGGTCGGGCGGTGACCGGTAG
- a CDS encoding metal-sensitive transcriptional regulator produces MELDLAAAEMKAVLNRLRRAQGQITGVIRMIEEGRDCEEVVTQLAAASRALDRAGFAIIASGLQQCLAEMEPDGRSGRNDQDGQDGTGRAAGRETPEQMRAKLEKLFLSLA; encoded by the coding sequence GTGGAGTTGGATCTGGCGGCCGCCGAGATGAAGGCCGTGCTCAACCGCCTGCGCCGGGCGCAGGGTCAGATCACCGGGGTGATCCGGATGATCGAAGAGGGCCGGGACTGCGAGGAGGTCGTGACCCAGCTGGCCGCCGCGTCGCGGGCCCTGGACCGGGCCGGGTTCGCGATCATCGCCTCGGGGCTCCAGCAGTGTCTGGCCGAGATGGAGCCGGACGGCCGGAGCGGACGGAACGATCAGGACGGCCAGGACGGCACCGGTCGGGCCGCCGGTCGGGAGACCCCGGAGCAGATGCGGGCCAAGCTGGAGAAGCTCTTCCTGTCGCTGGCCTGA